A single window of Crassostrea angulata isolate pt1a10 chromosome 8, ASM2561291v2, whole genome shotgun sequence DNA harbors:
- the LOC128161655 gene encoding uncharacterized protein LOC128161655 isoform X1 — MRGIQCFVFCALLYSFQVDAFSSCDADGDCPDNAECDGSGDGIMGGGDGGGPSECECKEGFDEIDLPDITIDGKAATVCIDLGICSPFDNEVDDCGENGQCVIIRDKHGIYKAVCKCKYGYDGKFCDVTKTTSTPYSTTGTTKKPKPWILFGGGAILLAVLAGGAAVAASSFS; from the exons ATGCGAGGAATTCAATGTTTCGTATTTTGCGCTTTACTTTACTCCTTTCAGGTTGACGCTTTCAGCAGCTGTGATGCTGATGGCGATTGTCCCGACAATGCCGAATGTGATGGTAGCGGTGACGGTATCATGGGCGGTGGCGATGGCGGTGGTCCATCGGAATGTGAATGTAAGGAAGGCTTCGATGAGATCGACTTGCCGGATATTACGATAGATGGCAAAGCAGCGACAGTCTGTATTG ATTTGGGCATCTGCAGTCCATTTGACAACGAAGTAGATGACTGCGGAGAAAATGGACAATGTGTCATTATCCGGGATAAACATGGAATATATAAAGCTGTCTGTAAATGCAAGTATGGATATGACGGCAAATTCTGCGACG TAACCAAAACTACTTCAACACCATATTCAACGACTGGCACGACCAAGAAGCCCAAACCGTGGATCCTTTTTGGAGGAGGAGCTATTCTTCTTGCTGTTCTCGCCGGAGGAGCTGCAGTCGCTGCGTCATCATTTAGCTAG
- the LOC128161655 gene encoding uncharacterized protein LOC128161655 isoform X2, whose translation MRGIQCFVFCALLYSFQVDAFSSCDADGDCPDNAECDGSGDGIMGGGDGGGPSECECKEGFDEIDLPDITIDGKAATVCIDLGICSPFDNEVDDCGENGQCVIIRDKHGIYKAVCKCKYGYDGKFCDEVTKTTSTPYSTTGTTKKPKPWILFGGGAILLAVLAGGAAVAASSFS comes from the exons ATGCGAGGAATTCAATGTTTCGTATTTTGCGCTTTACTTTACTCCTTTCAGGTTGACGCTTTCAGCAGCTGTGATGCTGATGGCGATTGTCCCGACAATGCCGAATGTGATGGTAGCGGTGACGGTATCATGGGCGGTGGCGATGGCGGTGGTCCATCGGAATGTGAATGTAAGGAAGGCTTCGATGAGATCGACTTGCCGGATATTACGATAGATGGCAAAGCAGCGACAGTCTGTATTG ATTTGGGCATCTGCAGTCCATTTGACAACGAAGTAGATGACTGCGGAGAAAATGGACAATGTGTCATTATCCGGGATAAACATGGAATATATAAAGCTGTCTGTAAATGCAAGTATGGATATGACGGCAAATTCTGCGACG AAGTAACCAAAACTACTTCAACACCATATTCAACGACTGGCACGACCAAGAAGCCCAAACCGTGGATCCTTTTTGGAGGAGGAGCTATTCTTCTTGCTGTTCTCGCCGGAGGAGCTGCAGTCGCTGCGTCATCATTTAGCTAG